One window of Halichondria panicea chromosome 7, odHalPani1.1, whole genome shotgun sequence genomic DNA carries:
- the LOC135339171 gene encoding uncharacterized protein LOC135339171, which produces MWLTGEVCTDTNCNQHGHAQGTRGQAVGERTRKQLLFWVYPIILKISLADLSCNSLYEDDHYLLEHILNWNTADQFHQPYNNSDNSQHHDCQFCPGSPRCGVTNDHHRNGPADSGSSPTTPLHSRNGRHVSVALQVTEKLLSACDSRKLQLIVDSYLDILHNMLETSNTKLATNSFVKFAEREEGNTPYHRQYNFLIHRFASLSLTKNVDDADKYHEYVYMK; this is translated from the exons ATGTGGTTAACAGGTGAAGTATGTACAGATACCAATTGCAACCAACACGGGCATGCGCAAGGAACACGTGGTCAGGCAGTCGGTGAAAGAACAAGAAAACAACTTCTCTTCTGGGTCTATCCTATAATTCTCAAGATTTCCCTTGCTGATCTATCCTGTAATTCTCTATACGAAGATGACCACTACCTCCTCGAGCACATCCTCAACTGGAACACCGCCGATCAGTTCCACCAACCCTACAACAACTccgacaactctcaacaccatGATTGCCAATTCTGTCCAGGCAGCCCTCGGTGCGGTGTTACCAACGATCATCACCGCAATGGACCAGCGGATTCTGGCAGCAGTCCAACAACACCGCTACACAGCCGGAACGGCAG gCATGTGAGTGTGGCTCTGCAAGTGACGGAGAAGCTGCTGTCAGCCTGTGATTCACGAAAGCTCCAGTTGATTGTGGATAGCTACCTGGATATACTGCATAATATGCTGGAAACTAGCAACACAAAACTGGCCACCAATTCG tttgtgaAGTTTGCCGAGCGAGAGGAAGGGAACACCCCCTACCACAGACAGTACAACTTCCTCATCCACCGCTTTGCCTCTCTTAGCCTCACCAAGAATGTGGACGACGCCGATAAATATCACGAGTATGTGTACATGAAATGA
- the LOC135338906 gene encoding NACHT, LRR and PYD domains-containing protein 12-like, with the protein MKLTDEQLNTAIQEPDLPELAACFDNVHKGYLEKLELSPGEQTDVRTRAYVDGTLAGMLLALKFWILTNGQDATFQALLLIILSLLKEDVAVRVLLTYCFVSPDSTTSCPPSRERVLLNHKLSSYRDYLQSRYRARVSTSATQWPPVPTNKVFKLAMIQKEKIQRGRIDDEFVKLTITGKIDDILLQKTQIDLMNIFSEIGNRQNFVLIEGAPGSGKSTLALHICQEWAKGKLFQEFDISILVRLRDPLVKEAKTIEDLLPCRNSTLACQIGATISGTDGKGVLWVLDGWDELPSDLPRDSIINKLIRPDMSQKGALHESAVIVTSRPSSSAELHPLVSSRVEVLGFTPHQLEQYFTECLEGDSQAVQTLLERIRENPVVEGSCYLPLNASIVVNCFLSDNHSLPTSNHGIFTSVVQSSLKRYLQEKLGKTTPVGDITSPDSLPSEIRTQTVQMCQLAYHGIEANKATFTDGDLAALRITKDISNVGLLQTVPSIISDGDLVYYCFLHLSIQELLAAIHISLMSPKQQISVFQKLFGSPRFSAVFQFYAGITKLRTSRPILSLLPRFLCPVPATVFDLVQKVVKTEKEKYGEPKPLLLSLINCLYEAEDSRLCVFVANLLNHNLHLDYTTMNPIDCLSVGYFVSACSNTSNGFTLSLSICSIDDQGCKFLARGLSKCPNSNNDIPTAGIHIAEIIENTSSISELNLSFNAIGNSGLCTLCAALSTNTSLKSLNLTNCSLTISDDNGAALYQLLNTNNSLEYLSLYGNTVTSCRHIAAGLAVNKTLRTLYLDDCELTDQSIEELSTGLINKIETLYIYANASITEDGMKTLARHLTTHCSELTLLLIPDHLESCIETVFRDANKERKRNGLPEIGVHTL; encoded by the exons atgaaactgactgatgagcagctcaatacagcaatacaggaaccagatctacccgagttagcagcatgtttcgacaaTGTTCACAAAGGCTATCTTGAAAAACTGGAGCTCTCACCTGGAGAACAAACTGACGTGAGGACTAGAGCATATGTAGATGGCACTCTGGCGGGAATGTTGCTGGCTCTGAAATTCTGGATACTGACCAACGGACAAGACGCCACCTtccaagctctgctactcatcatactctccctgctcaaagaagacgttgctgttcgagtgt tactcacctattgttttgtttccccagactccaccacctcgtgtcccccctcccgagagagggtcctgctgaaccacaagctgtcctcgtacagggactacctacaaagtcgctacagagcacgagtatccacatcagccacacaatggcctcctgttccaacaaacaaagtcttcaaactggccatgattcagaaggagaaaatacagagaggaagaatcgacgatgaatttgttaAACTAACAATTACGGGGAAAATTGATGATATTTTGCTTCAAAAAACTCAAATTGACTTAATGAatattttctctgagattGGAAATAGACAgaactttgtgttgattgaaggagctcccggctctggcaagagcacccttgctctacacatctgtcaggagtgggcaaaggggaaactgttccaagagTTTGATATTTCAATCCTCgtgagactgagagatcccctTGTTAAAGAAGCAAAAACAATAGAAGATCTTCTCCCTTGTAGGAATTCAACACTGGCGTGCCAAATAGGGGCAACAATTTCAGGGACTGATggcaaaggtgtactgtgggtgctggACGGATGGGACGAACTTCCTTCTGACCTCCCTAGAGACTCAATCATTAACAAACTAATTCGACCAGACATGTCACAAAAAGGAGCCCTACACGAATCAGCTGTGATTGTAACATCTCGACCGTCATCTTCggctgagctccacccactagtctcgtccagggtggaggtgttggggttcactccacatcaactagaacagtattttACCGAGTGTCTGGAaggtgactcacaagctgtgcagactctactggagagaattcgagagaacccagtggtagaaggtagctgctacctccccctcaatgcttccattgtCGTTAATTGCTTCCTTTCTGACAACCACTCCCTCCCCACATCCAACCACGGGATATTCACATCGGTTGTCCAAAGCTctctcaagagatacctcCAGGAGAAGTTGGGGAAGACCACTCCAGTGGGAGACATCACATCCCCAGACTCACTGCCCTCGGAAATCAGAACACAGACCGtacaaatgtgtcaacttgcatatcaTGGGATTGAAGCCAACAAAGCAACATTTACTGACGGTGATTTGGCTGCTCTTCGCATTACGAAGGACATTTCAAACGTTGGATtattacaaactgttcccagCATCATTAGCGATGGTGATCTGGTTTACTACTGCTTTCTCCATCTgtctattcaagagctactagcagcaatccacatctctctcatgTCTCCCAAGCAACAAATTTCTGTATTCCAGAAGCTATTTGGTAGTCCTCGATTCAGTGCAGTCTTCCAATTTTATgctggtatcaccaaactgaGAACTAGTAGACCAATCCTCAGCTTGCTACCTCGATTCTTGTGTCCAGTTCCAGCCACTGTTTTTGATCTGGTCCAAAAGGTTGTCAAAACTGAGAAAGAGAAGTATGGTGAGCCAAAGCCCCTTTTGTTGTCcctcatcaattgtttgtacgaagctgaagactcgcgactgtgtgtgtttgtggctaatcTTCTTAATCACAATCTACATCTTGATTacactacaatgaatcctATTGACTGCCTCTCTGTTGGATATTTCGTATCAGCTTGTTCCAACACCAGTAATGGATTCACACTTAGCCTCAGCATTTGCTCTATTGATGAccaaggctgcaaatttctggcccgaggactctccaagtgtcccaactctaataatgatattcctaCAGCAGGGATACACATTGCCGAGATTATCGAGAACACTAGTTCAATATCTGAATTGAATTTGTCTTTTAATGCCATTGGTAACAGTGGACTTTGCACACTCTGTGCGGCCTTGTCCACtaacacatcattaaagaGCCTGAACCTGACCAATTGCTCACTAACAATATCAGAcgacaatggagctgccctctatcaacttctgaatacaaacaattccctcgAATATCTTAGTTTGTATGgtaacacagtgactagctgtcgtcacattgctgctggacttgcagtTAATAAGACTCTGAGAACATTGTACTTGGATGACTGTgaactgactgatcagagtatcgaggagctatcaacGGGACTGATCAACAAGATTGAAACACTGTACATTTATGCTAATGCctcaataacagaagatggaatgaagacacttgccagacatctaaccacccactgctctgaactgacacTATTGTTGATACCCGACCACCTAGAGTCCTGTATCGAGACAGTATTCAGGGAcgctaacaaagagaggaagagaaatggactacccGAGATTGGTGTGCATACATTATAA